One window from the genome of Paenibacillus azoreducens encodes:
- a CDS encoding class I SAM-dependent methyltransferase, whose amino-acid sequence MGFLSVLSFAHKQVGDRLQPGDIAIDATVGTGADTVFLAKSAGPKGHVYGFDIQQQALELAKERISREAEEKLASITLIPASHALMQEKLPPDVQGGVGAIMFNLGYLPAQESDKHIITETGSTLQALDAALSLLRPKGIITVVLYPGHTGGEAEAEAVTAWASALPQEVCQTVMYRQLQRSDAPYVIALEKKR is encoded by the coding sequence ATGGGATTCCTATCCGTGCTCAGCTTTGCGCATAAGCAGGTCGGCGACCGGTTGCAGCCAGGCGATATCGCCATCGACGCCACCGTCGGTACGGGAGCCGATACGGTATTCCTCGCCAAATCCGCCGGGCCTAAGGGACATGTCTATGGCTTTGACATCCAGCAGCAGGCGCTTGAACTCGCCAAAGAGCGGATATCGCGGGAGGCTGAGGAAAAATTGGCTTCCATTACCCTGATTCCGGCAAGCCATGCCCTGATGCAAGAAAAACTCCCGCCCGATGTTCAAGGCGGAGTTGGCGCCATCATGTTTAATCTGGGCTACCTGCCTGCGCAGGAGTCCGACAAGCACATCATAACCGAGACGGGCAGCACGCTGCAGGCGCTGGATGCGGCTTTATCGCTGTTGAGGCCGAAAGGGATTATTACGGTAGTCCTTTATCCTGGCCATACCGGCGGGGAAGCCGAAGCAGAGGCTGTCACCGCATGGGCTTCGGCCCTGCCGCAGGAGGTCTGCCAGACGGTGATGTACAGGCAGCTGCAGCGCAGCGACGCCCCTTACGTCATCGCCCTTGAAAAAAAGCGCTAA
- a CDS encoding TIGR01212 family radical SAM protein (This family includes YhcC from E. coli K-12, an uncharacterized radical SAM protein.): MNSPTLDSPLLWGDKRFHTWNYEMRSEFNEKVFKVMLDAGFTCPNRDGTIARGGCTFCSARGSGDFAGKRRDDLITQFDEIRDKQHLKWPNAKYIGYFQAYTNTYAPVETLREYYEVILQQPGVIGLSIATRPDCLPDDVIEYLAELNKRTYLWVEMGLQTVHDSTSELINRAHDTQCFVDAVAKLRKHNIRVCAHIIYGLPQETHEMMMETGRAVSKMDVQGIKIHLLHLMRGTPMVRQYEAGLLRFLEQDEYIKLIVDTLEILPPEMIVHRLTGDAPRKLLIGPTWSLKKWEVLNTIDAQLKARNTWQGKYWRNA; the protein is encoded by the coding sequence ATGAATTCACCAACTCTTGACTCTCCGCTCTTGTGGGGAGATAAAAGATTTCATACCTGGAATTACGAAATGCGCAGTGAGTTTAACGAAAAAGTGTTTAAAGTCATGCTCGATGCAGGCTTCACCTGCCCGAACCGCGACGGTACGATCGCCAGAGGCGGCTGCACGTTCTGCAGCGCGCGCGGATCGGGCGATTTCGCGGGCAAACGCCGCGACGACCTGATTACTCAATTCGATGAAATCCGGGACAAGCAGCATCTAAAATGGCCGAATGCTAAATATATCGGCTATTTCCAGGCCTATACCAATACTTATGCGCCGGTGGAGACGCTGCGCGAATATTATGAAGTCATTCTTCAGCAGCCCGGCGTCATCGGCTTGTCCATCGCTACGCGTCCCGACTGCCTGCCGGATGACGTCATCGAATATTTGGCCGAGCTGAACAAGCGTACTTACCTGTGGGTGGAAATGGGCCTGCAAACGGTGCATGACTCTACCTCGGAGCTCATTAACCGCGCCCATGACACACAGTGCTTCGTCGATGCCGTTGCGAAGCTGCGCAAGCATAACATCCGGGTGTGCGCTCATATCATATACGGTCTTCCGCAGGAAACCCATGAAATGATGATGGAAACGGGGCGCGCCGTATCGAAGATGGATGTGCAGGGAATCAAAATTCATCTGCTGCATCTGATGAGAGGCACGCCGATGGTGCGCCAGTATGAAGCAGGTCTGCTCCGCTTTCTGGAACAGGATGAATACATCAAACTGATTGTCGATACACTCGAGATTCTGCCGCCCGAAATGATCGTTCATCGGTTGACGGGCGATGCGCCGCGCAAGCTCCTTATCGGTCCAACGTGGAGTTTAAAAAAATGGGAAGTGCTCAACACCATTGACGCCCAGCTTAAAGCGCGGAATACATGGCAGGGCAAATATTGGAGGAATGCTTAA
- a CDS encoding type I phosphomannose isomerase catalytic subunit: MTQPYPLLFQPEFKERVWGGRALEQFGLTPPEGHIGEGWMIADHPNGTTTVVNGELAGKGLDQIREELGKEWFGSKGFSEKNGRFPLLIKLLDCNDNLSVQVHPTDDYEGLPKGELGKTEMWYVLDAKPGAKIIYGLKDGVTRDSMKAALESGSVMDTLREVPVEAGDTFYIPAGTVHALCAGVVVAEIQQNSDTTYRIYDYNRPGLDGKPRELHIEDSLNVTNFEDSGATTMKTDGLSAGEWLQLAKSPYFIVEKGIVDGSWNLSTTPESFTILVICEGSGKLAWNNGSLEYKAGQCFLLPANLGSYALEGQATVLRSYLPE; encoded by the coding sequence ATGACACAACCGTATCCATTATTATTTCAACCTGAGTTCAAGGAGCGCGTATGGGGCGGTCGCGCCCTGGAACAATTCGGTCTCACTCCGCCGGAAGGACATATCGGGGAAGGCTGGATGATCGCCGATCATCCAAACGGAACAACCACCGTCGTTAACGGCGAACTGGCCGGAAAAGGCCTTGACCAAATTCGTGAGGAACTCGGCAAAGAGTGGTTCGGCAGCAAAGGTTTTTCCGAGAAAAACGGCCGTTTCCCGCTGCTGATCAAACTTCTCGATTGCAATGACAATCTGTCCGTACAGGTGCATCCAACCGATGATTATGAAGGCCTTCCTAAAGGCGAACTTGGCAAAACCGAAATGTGGTATGTGCTTGACGCCAAACCGGGTGCCAAAATCATCTACGGCCTGAAAGACGGAGTAACCCGCGATAGCATGAAAGCTGCATTGGAAAGCGGAAGCGTGATGGATACGCTGCGCGAAGTTCCCGTTGAAGCGGGAGATACGTTCTATATTCCTGCCGGTACGGTTCATGCCCTCTGTGCAGGTGTAGTGGTTGCGGAAATCCAGCAAAATTCGGATACGACTTACCGCATTTACGATTACAATCGTCCGGGCCTCGACGGCAAACCACGCGAGCTTCATATCGAAGATTCCTTGAATGTAACTAATTTTGAAGACTCCGGCGCCACTACGATGAAAACGGATGGCCTATCCGCAGGCGAATGGCTTCAGCTTGCCAAATCCCCTTATTTCATTGTTGAAAAAGGGATTGTGGACGGATCTTGGAACCTCTCGACCACGCCGGAAAGCTTTACCATCCTGGTAATTTGCGAAGGCAGCGGCAAGCTGGCCTGGAATAACGGCTCGCTGGAATACAAGGCGGGGCAATGCTTCCTCCTTCCTGCAAACCTCGGCTCGTATGCTTTGGAAGGACAAGCGACGGTGCTCCGTTCTTATTTGCCGGAGTAA